A window of the Brassica napus cultivar Da-Ae chromosome A2, Da-Ae, whole genome shotgun sequence genome harbors these coding sequences:
- the LOC106382889 gene encoding flotillin-like protein 3, giving the protein MGYKVARASEYLAITGGGIQDIKLAKKSWVFPWQSCTVFDVSPVNYTFEVQAMSSEKLPFVIPAVFTIGPRVDDPHALLLYAMLMSQHDKHSNHVNELVQGVIEGETRVLVASMTMEEVFKGTKEFKKEVFEKVQLELNQFGLVIYNANVKQLVDVPGHEYFSYLGQKTQMEAANQAKIDVAEAKMKGEVGAKERTGLTIQNAAKIDAESKIISTQRLGEGTKEEIKVKSEVQVFQNEKAALVAQADAALAIQKAALTKSSRVAEVEAAKAVAMREAELQTQVEKMNALTRTEKLKAEFLSKATVEYETKVQEANWELYDKQKKAEAVLYEKQKQAEATKAAADAAFYAKQKEAEGLVSMANAQGTYIKTLLGAVDNNYSAMRDFLMINNGIYQDIAKTNAMAIRDLQPKISVWNQGGAGVDQGMSSGGMKDIAGLYKMLPPVLDTVYEQTGMQPPAWIGTLRGAESRQ; this is encoded by the exons atgGGTTACAAAGTTGCTAGAGCATCGGAGTATCTTGCCATCACCGGTGGTGGTATCCAAGACATCAAGCTTGCCAAGAAGTCTTGGGTGTTTCCATGGCAATCCTGCACCGTCTTCGACGTTTCTCCGGTCAACTACACGTTCGAGGTCCAGGCCATGAGTTCCGAGAAGCTCCCTTTTGTCATCCCCGCCGTTTTCACCATCGGTCCTCGCGTCGATGACCCTCACGCTCTCTTGTTGTACGCCATGCTTATGTCTCAGCATGATAAGCACTCGAACCACGTCAACGAGCTTGTTCAGGGTGTTATTGAAGGAGAGACTCGTGTTCTTGTTGCCTCCATGACCATGGAAGAAGTCTTCAAAG GAACAAAGGAGTTCAAGAAGGAAGTATTTGAGAAGGTCCAACTTGAGCTAAACCAGTTTGGTCTTGTTATCTACAACGCCAATGTTAAGCAGCTCGTCGACGTGCCTGGACATGAGTACTTCTCTTACTTGGGTCAGAAGACACAGATGGAAGCAGCTAACCAAGCCAAGATCGATGTAGCAGAAGCAAAGATGAAAGGAGAAGTCGGTGCCAAAGAACGTACCGGACTCACCATCCAGAATGCAGCAAAGATTGACGCTGAGTCAAAGATCATCTCCACTCAGAGGCTAGGAGAAGGGACAAAGGAAGAGATCAAGGTGAAGAGTGAGGTCCAAGTGTTTCAGAATGAGAAGGCGGCTCTTGTTGCTCAGGCTGATGCAGCACTTGCGATTCAAAAGGCTGCTTTGACCAAAAGCTCTCGTGTGGCTGAGGTTGAAGCTGCCAAGGCAGTTGCTATGAGGGAAGCTGAGCTTCAAACTCAAGTTGAGAAAATGAATGCTTTGACTCGGACAGAGAAGCTCAAAGCTGAGTTCCTTAGCAAAGCCACTGTTGAATATGAGACTAAG GTGCAAGAAGCAAACTGGGAGCTATACGACAAGCAAAAGAAAGCAGAAGCTGTTTTGTACGAGAAGCAGAAGCAAGCCGAGGCGACTAAAGCTGCAGCTGATGCAGCCTTCTATGCTAAACAGAAAGAGGCAGAGGGACTTGTCTCCATGGCCAATGCTCAAGGGACTTATATCAAGACTCTTCTTGGTGCAGTTGACAACAACTACTCAGCAATGAGAGACTTCTTGATGATCAACAATGGGATTTATCAAGATATCGCCAAGACCAATGCTATGGCCATCAGGGACTTACAGCCTAAGATAAGCGTGTGGAACCAAGGTGGTGCTGGTGTTGATCAGGGGATGAGTAGTGGTGGTATGAAGGATATTGCTGGACTCTACAAGATGTTGCCACCTGTTCTTGATACGGTTTATGAGCAGACCGGAATGCAGCCACCGGCTTGGATTGGTACACTACGTGGTGCTGAGTCCAGACAGTAA
- the LOC106380179 gene encoding elicitor peptide 1: protein MEKYERLSEEETYWWIPFKFLDQTLKAIFKCLGLLHHESPSTKTESSPVTSTQPLQQEEEEEEEDVVMEENVIITSRGSKTIATSRGTKLKAKTKKKEQKSSGRSGQHHKYDL, encoded by the exons ATGGAAAAATATGAGCGACTAAGTGAAGAAGAAACTTATTGGTGGATACCATTTAAGTTCCTCGACCAAACCCTTAAAGCTATCTTTAAGTGCCTTGGTCTTCTTCATCATGAATCCCCATCTACGAAAACGGAGTCGTCTCCGGTGACTTCAACCCAGCCG TTACagcaggaagaagaagaggaggaggaagatgtTGTGATGGAAGAAAACGTCATTATAACCAGTAGGGGGAGTAAAACCATTGCGACGAGTAGAGGCACAAAGTTGAAAgcaaagacaaagaagaaggaacagAAAAGCTCGGGCCGGTCTGGCCAACATCATAAATACGATCTTTAG